One genomic region from Leifsonia poae encodes:
- a CDS encoding GntR family transcriptional regulator — MDVHVPIEGRGDRVDRIYRHLREAIRDGRLRLGERLPSTRDLAAQLAVSRTTVTVAYERLGAEGYLLSRVGSGTFVAAVPTPLPRSRARDTHTAALPTARWRGLDDPLWTEPVPIAYDFSVGSPDPALFPLATWRRYVTAELRGGILRAGTTRIRPGSNGCVASWPGIWGSRGRWTPGPTMCSSPAAPSRPST, encoded by the coding sequence ATGGATGTCCACGTGCCGATCGAAGGCCGCGGCGATCGTGTCGACCGCATCTACCGCCACCTCCGCGAGGCCATCCGCGACGGGCGGCTGCGTCTCGGTGAGCGCCTGCCGTCCACGCGTGACCTGGCGGCCCAGCTCGCCGTCTCCCGCACCACGGTCACCGTCGCCTACGAGCGGCTGGGTGCGGAAGGCTATCTGCTGTCGCGTGTCGGCTCGGGCACGTTCGTCGCCGCGGTGCCGACCCCGCTTCCGCGCTCGCGGGCCCGGGATACGCACACGGCCGCCCTCCCGACCGCGCGCTGGCGCGGCCTCGACGACCCGCTCTGGACGGAGCCCGTCCCGATCGCATACGACTTCAGTGTCGGCTCGCCCGACCCGGCACTGTTCCCCCTGGCGACCTGGCGCCGGTATGTCACCGCCGAGCTGCGGGGCGGCATCCTGCGCGCGGGCACTACCAGGATCCGGCCGGGCTCGAACGGTTGCGTCGCGTCTTGGCCCGGCATCTGGGGGTCGCGCGGTCGGTGGACGCCGGGGCCGACGATGTGCTCATCACCAGCGGCGCCCAGCAGGCCTTCGACGTGA
- a CDS encoding acyl-CoA-like ligand-binding transcription factor has product MSSPETLPTPRRRGRPADVDPERVALLALRHFADHGYEATTMDDIAQLAGISRRTLFRYFPSKSDLVWGGIEPVIERLRSVLDSADPAEPTIDVVHRAIVRSLAFPPDRLEATRRRLVLIANDESLIAAGLSRLSVNRDIVSSFVAEREGLGDASLRAQVLADTLSAAMFSALTWWARHSPDDPRDIVASALRDLRDGVTG; this is encoded by the coding sequence GTGAGTTCGCCCGAAACCCTCCCGACTCCGCGCCGCCGCGGTCGCCCGGCCGACGTCGACCCGGAGCGCGTCGCATTGCTCGCTCTCCGGCATTTCGCCGACCACGGCTATGAGGCGACGACGATGGACGACATCGCCCAGCTCGCCGGCATCAGCCGCCGGACCCTCTTCCGCTACTTCCCATCGAAGAGCGACCTCGTCTGGGGTGGCATCGAACCCGTCATCGAACGGCTGCGCTCCGTGCTCGACAGCGCCGACCCCGCCGAGCCGACCATTGATGTTGTGCATCGCGCCATCGTGCGTTCCCTGGCCTTCCCGCCGGATCGTCTCGAAGCGACCCGTCGCCGTCTGGTGCTCATCGCGAACGACGAATCGCTCATCGCCGCCGGCCTCTCCAGGCTGAGCGTCAATCGCGACATCGTCAGCAGCTTCGTCGCCGAGCGAGAGGGTCTCGGGGATGCCTCGCTCCGCGCCCAGGTGCTCGCCGACACTCTGTCGGCGGCGATGTTCTCCGCCCTCACCTGGTGGGCCCGCCACAGCCCAGACGACCCCCGCGACATCGTCGCCTCAGCGTTGCGCGACCTGCGCGACGGCGTGACCGGCTGA
- a CDS encoding FKBP-type peptidyl-prolyl cis-trans isomerase yields the protein MAENTNQKPEVDAPEGPAPIALEIVDIVEGTGAEATPGAKVDVHYLGVEYETGEEFDSSWSRGQSIDFPLNSLIKGWQDGIPGMKVGGRRKLTVPPVLAYGPAGGGHPLSGKTLIFVIDLLGVS from the coding sequence ATGGCAGAAAACACCAACCAGAAGCCCGAAGTCGACGCCCCCGAGGGGCCCGCCCCCATCGCGCTCGAGATCGTCGACATCGTCGAGGGCACCGGCGCCGAGGCGACCCCCGGCGCGAAGGTCGACGTGCACTACCTCGGCGTGGAGTACGAGACCGGCGAAGAGTTCGACTCCTCGTGGAGCCGCGGACAGTCCATCGATTTCCCGCTCAACAGCCTCATCAAGGGCTGGCAGGACGGCATCCCCGGCATGAAGGTCGGCGGTCGCCGCAAGCTGACGGTTCCGCCCGTGCTGGCCTACGGTCCGGCCGGTGGCGGGCACCCGCTCTCCGGTAAGACCCTGATCTTCGTGATCGACCTCCTCGGCGTATCCTGA
- a CDS encoding alpha/beta fold hydrolase produces the protein MSIGERQSGVAGGDDDAARLDAGIPDIDWSIAPVGARFSRFDAPSGELAVVSLGDPADPRVVLIPGVTGSKEDFFLLAPILVAGGYFVQSFDLAGQYESAQAGPVLGGHYTYELLVGDVLAFLGSGAPAHVLGYSFAGVLAQLALAEHPGLFRSLTLLTTPPEPGQAFRGVRVIGWLSWFLGGRQGAGLMIWGIVTNKNKVPLSRLAFVRARFALTRRSSVDDIVGLMKRVPDVRDAVAASAAPVLVATGNHDLWPTHLHAANAQSLGATLAVYTTGHSPCETAPHQLARDMIALFHRAERAEQNR, from the coding sequence GTGTCCATCGGAGAAAGGCAGTCCGGGGTCGCCGGAGGCGACGACGACGCTGCGCGGCTGGATGCCGGCATCCCCGACATCGATTGGTCGATCGCGCCCGTCGGGGCCCGGTTCTCGCGATTCGACGCCCCGAGCGGCGAATTGGCCGTCGTCTCCTTGGGCGACCCTGCCGACCCGCGTGTCGTGCTCATCCCGGGCGTCACGGGGTCGAAAGAAGACTTCTTCCTGCTGGCGCCGATCCTCGTCGCCGGCGGTTACTTCGTGCAGAGCTTCGATCTCGCCGGCCAATACGAGTCCGCGCAGGCGGGTCCGGTTCTGGGCGGGCACTACACCTATGAGCTCCTCGTCGGCGACGTTCTCGCTTTCCTGGGTTCGGGGGCGCCGGCACATGTGCTCGGCTACTCGTTCGCCGGGGTGCTGGCACAATTGGCACTCGCCGAGCATCCCGGGCTTTTCCGCAGTCTCACGCTGCTGACCACGCCTCCGGAACCGGGGCAGGCGTTCCGGGGTGTCCGGGTGATCGGCTGGCTCAGCTGGTTCCTCGGCGGGCGGCAGGGCGCCGGCCTGATGATCTGGGGGATCGTCACCAATAAGAACAAGGTGCCGCTCAGCCGGCTCGCCTTCGTGCGGGCCCGTTTCGCACTGACCAGACGATCGAGCGTCGACGACATCGTCGGTTTGATGAAGCGCGTTCCGGATGTGCGCGACGCGGTGGCCGCGAGCGCGGCGCCGGTGCTCGTGGCCACGGGCAACCACGATCTGTGGCCCACCCATCTGCATGCGGCCAACGCGCAGTCTCTCGGAGCGACGCTGGCGGTGTACACGACCGGGCACAGCCCGTGCGAGACGGCTCCGCACCAGCTCGCCCGCGACATGATCGCACTGTTCCATCGCGCCGAACGCGCCGAACAGAACCGCTGA
- a CDS encoding NAD(P)-dependent alcohol dehydrogenase: MKALQYREIGSRPEVVSIPDPVVGPGQVLLTVTAAGVCHSDEFIMGLPAEQYVYGLPLTLGHEGAGIVEAVGAGVSGVRPGDAVAVYGPWGCGRCLMCARGEENYCLNAQADGIRPPGLGAPGAMAEYMIVDDERHLVPLGGLDPVKNVSLTDAGLTPYHAIKTSLPKLGAGTTAVVIGTGGLGHVGIQILRAISGATVIALDVNQEKLDLATEVGAQHTLLSNPDAVAAVRELTGGRGANAVFDFVGVQPTVELAGAMAATDGDVTIVGIGGGALPVGFGRVAYDVAVRAPYWGSRSELIEVLDLARSGAVEVEIETYTLDEAPKAYERLHAGAIRGRAVIIPNA; this comes from the coding sequence ATGAAAGCGCTCCAATATCGCGAGATCGGCTCCCGACCCGAGGTGGTGAGCATCCCGGATCCGGTGGTCGGGCCGGGCCAGGTGCTGCTCACGGTCACCGCCGCCGGCGTCTGCCATTCCGATGAGTTCATCATGGGGCTGCCGGCCGAGCAGTATGTCTACGGACTTCCGCTGACGTTGGGGCACGAAGGCGCCGGCATCGTCGAGGCGGTCGGCGCGGGCGTCTCGGGTGTCAGACCGGGCGATGCGGTCGCCGTCTACGGCCCGTGGGGATGCGGACGATGCCTGATGTGCGCTCGCGGCGAGGAGAACTACTGCCTCAACGCGCAGGCCGATGGCATCCGCCCGCCCGGGCTGGGCGCCCCCGGCGCGATGGCCGAGTACATGATCGTCGACGACGAGCGTCACCTCGTTCCGCTCGGCGGCCTCGACCCGGTGAAGAACGTGTCGCTGACAGATGCAGGGCTCACCCCTTACCACGCGATCAAGACCTCGCTGCCGAAGCTCGGCGCCGGAACGACCGCCGTCGTGATCGGAACGGGCGGGCTCGGCCATGTCGGCATCCAGATCCTGCGCGCCATCAGCGGCGCGACCGTGATCGCGCTCGACGTGAACCAGGAGAAGCTCGACCTCGCGACGGAGGTCGGCGCTCAGCACACCCTGCTGTCGAACCCGGATGCTGTGGCCGCGGTCCGCGAGCTCACCGGCGGGCGGGGCGCGAACGCCGTTTTCGACTTCGTCGGTGTCCAGCCGACCGTGGAACTGGCTGGGGCGATGGCCGCGACCGACGGCGATGTCACGATCGTGGGCATCGGCGGCGGTGCGCTCCCCGTCGGCTTCGGACGCGTGGCCTACGACGTAGCTGTCCGAGCACCGTATTGGGGTTCCCGCTCGGAGCTGATCGAGGTGCTCGATCTGGCGCGATCAGGCGCTGTCGAGGTGGAGATCGAGACCTACACGCTCGACGAGGCGCCGAAAGCCTACGAGCGCCTGCACGCCGGCGCGATCCGCGGTCGGGCGGTGATCATCCCGAACGCCTGA
- a CDS encoding glycosyltransferase family 2 protein, protein MPSITVVIPALDDAEMLARCLSDLAVQLRPADEIIVVDNGSSDDTAAVARAGGARVLDEPVRGIWPAASTGYDAATGDIIARLDADSRPSSDWLLHIEAEFVDSPEISVLTGPGIFYDGSTLIAGLGQMLYIGGYFWSMEIWLGHPAIFGSNFAMRRDVWQRMRGRVHRGLREIHDDLDLAIHLDPDQIVRYDENLTVGISARPFSTWRGFGRRLGWAYTTLRMHLPEESPWRRRAARRRWEEEHAGDLPGAVA, encoded by the coding sequence TTGCCCTCCATCACGGTCGTGATTCCGGCCCTCGACGATGCCGAAATGCTGGCCCGCTGTCTCAGCGATCTCGCCGTGCAGCTGCGCCCGGCCGATGAGATCATCGTGGTCGACAATGGCAGCAGCGACGATACAGCGGCCGTCGCCCGCGCCGGCGGAGCCCGGGTGCTCGACGAGCCCGTCCGCGGCATCTGGCCTGCCGCCTCGACCGGTTACGACGCCGCCACCGGCGACATCATCGCCCGGCTCGACGCCGACTCCCGGCCTTCGTCCGATTGGCTCCTGCACATCGAGGCCGAGTTCGTCGACTCACCGGAGATCTCGGTGCTCACCGGCCCGGGGATCTTCTACGACGGCAGCACCCTGATCGCAGGTCTCGGGCAGATGCTTTACATCGGCGGATACTTCTGGTCCATGGAGATCTGGCTCGGTCATCCCGCGATCTTCGGGTCCAACTTCGCGATGCGCCGCGACGTGTGGCAACGGATGCGCGGGCGGGTGCACCGTGGACTCCGCGAGATCCACGACGACCTCGACCTCGCCATCCACCTCGACCCGGACCAGATCGTGCGCTACGACGAGAACCTCACCGTCGGCATCTCGGCACGTCCGTTCTCCACCTGGCGCGGTTTCGGCCGGCGTCTCGGGTGGGCGTACACCACCCTGCGGATGCACCTGCCGGAGGAGTCGCCGTGGCGGCGCCGTGCTGCGCGCCGCCGCTGGGAGGAAGAGCACGCGGGCGACCTTCCGGGTGCCGTGGCCTGA
- a CDS encoding SDR family NAD(P)-dependent oxidoreductase, with the protein MSTQDTARFAGKTAIVTGAGSGIGKATALRLATEGARVIASDIAPDRLDALKNEHPDLDLVTVAGDVSSEETITALLAAAGDRVDAVANIAGIMDGFQPAGEVDDATWERVLTINVTATMRLTRAVLPLMVEAGSGSIVNVASEAGLRGSAAGAAYTTSKHAVIGFTKSTSVFYTPKGIRTNAVAPGPVATNIEAPFRSQWAGERLGPIMQTTVPPVAQPEQLAAAITWLLSEDSANVSGVVLASDGGWSAI; encoded by the coding sequence ATGAGCACGCAAGACACCGCTCGCTTCGCCGGAAAGACCGCCATCGTGACGGGTGCAGGGTCAGGAATCGGTAAGGCGACGGCGCTCCGCCTCGCCACGGAGGGCGCCCGCGTCATCGCGAGCGACATCGCCCCCGACCGCCTCGATGCACTGAAGAACGAGCACCCCGATCTCGACCTCGTGACCGTCGCCGGCGACGTCTCGAGCGAAGAGACCATCACCGCCCTGCTCGCCGCGGCCGGCGACCGGGTCGACGCCGTCGCCAACATCGCCGGGATCATGGACGGCTTCCAGCCGGCCGGCGAGGTCGACGACGCCACCTGGGAGCGCGTGCTGACCATCAACGTGACCGCCACGATGCGCCTCACCCGTGCCGTGCTACCGCTCATGGTCGAGGCAGGCAGCGGCTCCATCGTCAACGTCGCCTCCGAGGCCGGCCTGCGCGGCTCCGCCGCCGGTGCCGCGTACACGACCTCGAAGCATGCCGTCATCGGGTTCACGAAGAGCACGTCGGTCTTCTACACGCCGAAGGGCATCCGCACCAACGCCGTCGCCCCGGGACCGGTCGCCACCAACATCGAGGCGCCGTTCAGGTCGCAGTGGGCCGGCGAACGACTCGGCCCGATCATGCAGACGACCGTTCCCCCTGTCGCGCAGCCGGAGCAGCTCGCGGCCGCGATCACGTGGCTGCTGAGCGAGGACTCCGCGAATGTCAGCGGTGTGGTGCTTGCTTCGGACGGCGGCTGGTCCGCGATCTAG
- a CDS encoding aminotransferase-like domain-containing protein, translated as MRRVLARHLGVARSVDAGADDVLITSGAQQAFDVIGRVLIDPGDVVAVEDPGYPPVRQLFESLGAQVVPVAVDEHGIRVAELPARARLVYVTPSHQFPLGSVLSLGRRTALLEWASANEAVIIEDDYDSEYRFSDRPLDPLQSLDQEGRVVYVGTFSKTMLPTLRLGFLVAPPSLLPALRSAKRLTDWHNDYVSQAAMARFIDTGGFARHVRQATKAYGARHRQIIDAARELLGESMRVVPSVAGLHVCLVPVDDAEPFDADRVAADAAAAGVSVQSIARFSQGDHRGLMLGFGAIAPEDVPDGLRVLGRAIARSAHPQPDR; from the coding sequence TTGCGTCGCGTCTTGGCCCGGCATCTGGGGGTCGCGCGGTCGGTGGACGCCGGGGCCGACGATGTGCTCATCACCAGCGGCGCCCAGCAGGCCTTCGACGTGATCGGGCGCGTGCTGATCGACCCGGGCGACGTGGTGGCGGTGGAAGATCCGGGCTATCCGCCGGTGCGGCAGCTGTTCGAGAGCCTGGGTGCTCAGGTCGTCCCCGTCGCGGTGGACGAACACGGAATCCGGGTGGCGGAGCTTCCCGCCCGGGCGAGACTGGTCTATGTGACGCCGTCGCATCAGTTCCCACTGGGATCGGTGCTGTCGTTGGGTCGGCGCACGGCGCTGCTGGAGTGGGCGTCGGCGAACGAGGCGGTGATCATCGAAGACGACTACGACAGCGAGTACCGGTTCTCGGATCGTCCGCTCGACCCGCTGCAGAGCCTCGATCAGGAGGGCCGGGTCGTGTACGTCGGCACCTTCTCGAAGACCATGCTCCCCACGCTTCGTCTGGGCTTCCTCGTAGCGCCGCCCTCGCTCCTGCCCGCGCTTCGCAGTGCGAAACGGCTGACGGATTGGCACAACGACTATGTGAGCCAAGCGGCCATGGCCCGCTTCATCGATACCGGCGGTTTCGCCCGGCACGTGCGCCAGGCGACCAAGGCCTACGGTGCCCGTCACCGACAGATCATCGACGCCGCTCGCGAGCTGCTCGGCGAGAGCATGCGGGTCGTGCCCTCGGTGGCCGGGCTCCACGTCTGTCTGGTGCCGGTGGACGATGCCGAACCGTTCGACGCCGACCGGGTCGCGGCCGATGCCGCGGCGGCGGGTGTGTCGGTGCAGTCGATCGCCCGGTTCTCGCAGGGCGACCACCGTGGGCTGATGCTCGGATTCGGTGCGATCGCGCCCGAGGACGTGCCCGATGGGCTGCGGGTGCTCGGCCGGGCGATCGCCCGTTCCGCGCATCCGCAGCCCGATCGGTGA
- a CDS encoding fumarylacetoacetate hydrolase family protein, whose amino-acid sequence MRFSHLSSTTDPQPRLAAVIGDGALFLDEVMDPAPRDLQDLIEQGDAALAHVKAVVDNAIAQHTSLTPIRELRHASAVLRPPQVIAIGANYAAHASELKLRTEKAATVFSLWPNSLAGHEGTTTWPENLTTQVDYEAELGVIIGKPARDVSVRDALDYVWGYTVVNDITARDLQFSEAQWSRCKSFDGFTPNGPVVVTAEEISDPQDLWLTTNVDGAILQDSSTADMVRSVAEIVSFLSRSATVQPGTLISTGSPGGAGYSRTPPVFLRDRSTVTVSIGGIGYLTTYCRVT is encoded by the coding sequence GTGAGATTCTCGCACCTCAGTTCCACCACAGATCCACAGCCGCGACTGGCCGCCGTCATCGGAGACGGCGCTCTCTTCCTCGACGAGGTGATGGATCCGGCTCCGCGTGACCTCCAGGATCTCATCGAGCAGGGCGATGCCGCGCTCGCGCATGTGAAGGCCGTCGTCGACAACGCGATCGCGCAGCACACGTCGCTCACGCCGATCCGCGAGCTTCGGCACGCCTCGGCCGTCCTGCGCCCGCCGCAGGTGATCGCCATCGGCGCCAACTATGCCGCGCACGCCTCCGAGCTCAAGCTGCGCACCGAGAAGGCGGCGACCGTCTTCTCCCTGTGGCCCAACTCGCTGGCGGGCCACGAGGGCACCACCACCTGGCCTGAGAACCTCACCACCCAGGTCGACTACGAGGCCGAGCTCGGTGTGATCATCGGCAAGCCGGCGCGCGACGTCTCGGTGCGGGACGCCCTCGACTATGTGTGGGGCTACACGGTGGTCAACGACATCACCGCTCGCGATCTGCAGTTCTCCGAGGCGCAATGGTCGCGGTGCAAATCCTTCGACGGCTTCACCCCCAACGGACCGGTCGTCGTGACCGCCGAAGAGATCAGCGACCCGCAGGACCTCTGGCTGACCACCAACGTCGATGGCGCCATCCTGCAAGACTCCTCCACCGCCGACATGGTGCGCTCCGTCGCCGAGATCGTGTCCTTCCTCTCCCGGTCGGCCACAGTTCAGCCCGGCACCCTCATCTCGACCGGAAGCCCGGGCGGCGCCGGATACTCGCGCACGCCGCCGGTCTTCCTGCGCGACCGGTCGACCGTCACCGTCTCCATCGGCGGGATCGGCTACCTCACCACGTACTGCCGGGTCACCTGA
- a CDS encoding FAD-binding oxidoreductase, whose protein sequence is MDALDWLRAALGEEAVASGVLSVAEDDLEAARTDRSGWSADGRPLAVVNATTVAHVQAAARTASEFRIPLVPRGAGTGLAGGANGTDGAIVLSLAGMNRILEISAEDELAVVEPGVVNADLNRALEPYGLWFAPDPASRAIATVGGNIATNAGGLLCAKYGVTREAVLALDVVLADGRLLRMGHRTVKGVTGYDLTALFVGSEGTLGVIVGATIRALPLPTGTTTTVGALFPDVRSAATAAAAITAARLRPAVMELLDGPSLERIAAYLGEQTIAEAFGPIGGGSSYLLAQFDGRGSGVDAEAAGVLLGEAGGRVRVSVDAEEGERLLAIRRAFHPALAATGEVLIEDVSVPRSRMPEMFAAIERIGERYGIVIPTVAHAGDGNLHPNFVYSGAGVPENVWEAADEMFRTAIELGGTLTGEHGIGVLKRRWLADEIGPDSYDLQVKLKSVFDPLGVLNPGKIFG, encoded by the coding sequence ATGGATGCACTCGACTGGCTCAGGGCGGCACTCGGCGAAGAGGCGGTCGCCTCCGGGGTGCTCAGTGTCGCGGAAGACGACCTGGAGGCCGCTCGCACCGACCGCTCCGGCTGGAGTGCCGACGGCCGCCCGCTCGCGGTCGTGAACGCCACGACCGTCGCGCACGTCCAGGCTGCGGCGCGCACGGCGAGCGAGTTCCGCATCCCACTCGTGCCGCGCGGGGCCGGCACGGGTCTCGCCGGCGGCGCGAACGGCACGGATGGCGCGATCGTGCTGAGTCTTGCCGGAATGAATCGCATCCTCGAGATCTCGGCGGAGGACGAGCTGGCCGTGGTCGAGCCCGGTGTCGTCAACGCCGATCTCAACCGGGCGTTGGAGCCGTATGGGCTGTGGTTCGCCCCCGACCCGGCCAGTCGTGCCATCGCGACCGTGGGAGGGAACATCGCCACCAACGCCGGCGGCCTGCTCTGTGCCAAGTACGGCGTGACCAGGGAGGCCGTGCTCGCACTCGATGTCGTACTGGCCGACGGGCGGCTGCTCCGGATGGGGCACCGCACGGTCAAAGGCGTGACCGGATACGACCTCACTGCGCTGTTCGTCGGGTCGGAGGGCACCCTCGGGGTGATCGTCGGGGCCACGATCCGTGCGCTCCCGCTCCCCACCGGCACGACCACGACCGTCGGCGCGCTGTTCCCGGATGTGCGCAGTGCGGCGACCGCCGCTGCCGCCATCACGGCGGCCCGCCTGCGCCCGGCGGTGATGGAATTGCTCGACGGGCCCTCGCTGGAGCGGATCGCCGCGTACCTCGGCGAGCAGACCATCGCGGAGGCGTTCGGCCCCATCGGCGGGGGCAGCAGCTACCTGCTCGCCCAGTTCGACGGGCGCGGTTCCGGGGTCGATGCCGAAGCCGCTGGAGTGCTGCTCGGCGAGGCCGGCGGTCGCGTGCGGGTCTCGGTCGACGCGGAAGAGGGAGAACGGCTGCTCGCCATCCGTCGCGCGTTCCACCCGGCGCTGGCGGCGACCGGGGAGGTTCTGATCGAAGACGTGTCGGTTCCCCGCTCGAGAATGCCCGAGATGTTCGCGGCGATCGAACGCATCGGGGAGCGCTACGGCATCGTCATACCGACGGTCGCCCACGCCGGCGACGGCAATCTGCACCCCAACTTCGTCTATTCGGGCGCGGGGGTGCCCGAGAATGTGTGGGAGGCGGCCGACGAGATGTTCCGTACCGCCATCGAGCTCGGGGGCACCTTGACCGGGGAGCACGGCATCGGAGTGCTGAAACGCCGGTGGCTGGCCGATGAGATCGGTCCGGACTCCTACGATCTGCAGGTCAAGCTGAAGTCGGTGTTCGACCCGCTCGGCGTGCTGAACCCGGGCAAGATCTTCGGCTGA
- a CDS encoding AlkA N-terminal domain-containing protein produces the protein MTIEDRFADPVFAERYRAMTARDTRFDGQFITGVHSTGIYCRPSCPAVAPKPANVTFYLTAAAAHEAGLRACKRCLPDAVPGSPEWNVRDDLAARAMRLIADGTVEREGVPGLAQRLGYTPRHLGRVLVAELGAGPLALARAHRAQTARLLLAGTELTITDVAFAAGFTSVRQFNETMIDIYRTTPGEIRTAANGTTTNGTTASGTAAHTTKKSERAALTLRLPARAPFDGAAVLGFLTARAVTGVERGSADEYSRAISLPHGTAVVRLRLGGTAAAPHVICEATLSDVADLAPLVARIRRLLDLDADALAIDEALASDPALARSVAAAPGRRVPGAVDPDEILFRALIGQQVSVPAARTALGRLTEELGERIDLDGFTRLFPTAAQIAENGHAVLRGPAKRIDSIVNAARALAAGDLVIDVGESREELEAKLVALPGIGPWTAGYVAMRVLGSPDVLLTSDLVIRQGAERLGLPSDARALAAYGARWAPWRSYAGMHLWRSSQA, from the coding sequence ATGACCATCGAAGACCGTTTCGCCGACCCGGTCTTCGCCGAGCGTTACCGCGCGATGACCGCCCGCGACACCCGGTTCGACGGCCAGTTCATCACCGGGGTGCACTCCACCGGCATCTACTGCCGCCCGAGCTGCCCCGCCGTCGCCCCCAAACCGGCGAACGTGACGTTCTATCTCACCGCCGCCGCCGCTCACGAGGCCGGCCTGCGTGCGTGCAAACGCTGCCTCCCCGACGCCGTGCCGGGCTCACCCGAATGGAATGTGCGTGATGACCTCGCCGCACGGGCCATGCGCCTCATCGCCGACGGCACGGTCGAACGGGAAGGCGTCCCCGGCCTCGCCCAGCGCCTCGGCTACACCCCGCGCCACCTCGGTCGGGTGCTTGTGGCGGAGCTCGGCGCCGGACCGCTCGCGCTCGCCCGGGCGCACCGCGCACAGACCGCCCGGCTCCTGCTCGCCGGCACCGAGCTGACCATCACGGACGTGGCGTTCGCCGCGGGGTTCACCAGCGTGCGGCAGTTCAACGAGACGATGATAGACATCTACCGCACCACGCCGGGAGAGATCCGCACTGCGGCGAACGGCACCACCACCAACGGCACCACCGCCAGCGGCACCGCCGCGCACACCACGAAGAAGTCGGAGCGCGCCGCCCTCACCCTCCGGCTGCCCGCCCGCGCACCGTTCGATGGGGCCGCCGTGCTCGGGTTCCTGACCGCCCGCGCCGTCACCGGCGTCGAACGGGGCTCGGCCGACGAGTACTCCCGCGCCATTTCGCTGCCGCACGGCACCGCGGTCGTGCGCCTCCGGCTCGGCGGCACCGCGGCGGCGCCGCATGTGATCTGCGAGGCCACCCTGAGTGACGTCGCCGACCTCGCGCCGCTCGTCGCCCGCATCCGGCGTCTGCTCGACCTCGATGCCGATGCGCTGGCGATCGACGAGGCCCTCGCCTCCGACCCGGCGTTGGCCCGTAGCGTCGCCGCCGCGCCCGGCCGGCGGGTTCCGGGCGCCGTCGATCCCGATGAGATCCTGTTCCGTGCCCTGATCGGACAGCAGGTGTCGGTGCCCGCCGCCCGCACCGCGCTCGGCCGCCTCACCGAGGAACTGGGCGAACGGATCGACCTCGACGGCTTCACCCGGCTCTTCCCCACCGCGGCCCAGATCGCCGAGAACGGGCACGCTGTGCTGCGGGGACCGGCCAAACGCATCGACAGCATCGTGAACGCCGCCCGGGCGCTGGCCGCGGGCGACCTCGTGATCGACGTCGGCGAATCCCGGGAAGAGCTGGAGGCGAAACTCGTCGCCCTGCCGGGTATCGGGCCGTGGACGGCCGGTTACGTCGCGATGCGCGTTCTCGGCAGCCCGGATGTGCTGCTCACCAGCGACCTGGTGATCCGGCAGGGCGCTGAGCGGCTCGGCCTGCCCTCCGACGCTCGCGCCCTCGCCGCATACGGCGCGCGGTGGGCGCCGTGGCGCAGCTACGCGGGAATGCACCTCTGGCGATCCTCGCAGGCGTAG
- a CDS encoding carboxymuconolactone decarboxylase family protein, translated as MTERIDIASVVPEGYRKAVNLDGYVSQHVENPLRDLVNLRASQLNGCTFCVDMHSVDLQSGGVPLRKVFSVITWRESEWFTPRERVALELTEAVTLIHQGGVSDDLYARALAEFGEEALANLLLAIATINVWNRIAIPTRMHPPAL; from the coding sequence ATGACAGAACGAATCGACATCGCGTCCGTTGTCCCCGAGGGCTATCGCAAGGCCGTCAACCTCGACGGCTACGTCTCGCAGCACGTGGAGAACCCGCTGCGTGACCTCGTCAACCTCCGCGCCTCCCAGCTCAACGGATGCACCTTCTGCGTCGACATGCACTCGGTCGACCTCCAGTCCGGCGGCGTGCCGCTGCGCAAGGTCTTCTCGGTGATCACCTGGCGGGAGTCGGAATGGTTCACCCCGCGCGAACGCGTCGCTCTGGAACTCACCGAGGCGGTGACACTCATCCACCAGGGCGGCGTCTCGGACGACCTCTACGCCCGGGCCCTGGCGGAATTCGGCGAGGAGGCCCTGGCGAACCTGCTGCTCGCCATCGCCACGATCAACGTCTGGAACCGCATCGCCATCCCGACCCGGATGCACCCGCCCGCGCTCTGA